The proteins below come from a single Natranaerofaba carboxydovora genomic window:
- a CDS encoding UPF0175 family protein — translation MGEGFKNNEENKHGHKVLSIPENVYSAIKVPDKQKEKVILKELAVTFYKQGYLSFGKARELANMSKWEFHEELGERRIERHYDSENLEEDLEYGKS, via the coding sequence ATGGGCGAGGGCTTTAAAAACAATGAAGAAAATAAGCATGGACATAAAGTACTATCTATCCCTGAAAATGTTTACTCAGCTATAAAAGTCCCAGATAAACAAAAAGAAAAGGTCATTCTTAAAGAGCTAGCAGTCACTTTTTATAAGCAGGGATATTTATCTTTTGGAAAAGCAAGAGAACTTGCTAATATGTCAAAATGGGAATTTCATGAGGAATTAGGTGAAAGGAGAATAGAAAGACATTATGACTCAGAAAACCTAGAGGAAGATTTAGAATATGGAAAAAGTTAA
- a CDS encoding DUF3368 domain-containing protein, with product MEKVNPVVFNSSPLINLSKAKCLNIIIDLFGQIMIPEEVYNELIIEGKDKEGVNKISELVDKNHILVEKVSNIPLLIALKSHLDIGEAAAIVLALEFKADLVVIDEKQARKYAGDYNLNKTGVIGLLIQAKNKELISEVKCYLELIIRKGFYINENLYYEILRHENELD from the coding sequence ATGGAAAAAGTTAACCCTGTTGTTTTTAACTCATCACCTTTAATAAATTTGTCTAAAGCAAAATGTTTAAATATAATTATTGATTTGTTTGGTCAAATAATGATACCTGAAGAGGTGTATAATGAGTTAATAATAGAAGGAAAGGATAAAGAGGGTGTAAATAAGATATCAGAACTTGTTGATAAAAATCACATCTTGGTTGAAAAAGTATCGAATATACCGTTGTTAATCGCTCTTAAAAGCCATCTAGATATAGGTGAAGCTGCTGCAATTGTCCTAGCTTTAGAATTTAAAGCTGATCTTGTAGTAATTGATGAGAAACAAGCAAGAAAATATGCAGGGGATTACAATCTAAACAAAACCGGGGTAATAGGATTACTGATTCAAGCTAAAAACAAAGAGTTAATTAGTGAAGTTAAATGTTACCTTGAATTAATTATCAGAAAAGGATTTTATATAAATGAAAACTTGTACTATGAAATATTAAGACATGAAAATGAATTAGATTAG
- a CDS encoding B12-binding domain-containing radical SAM protein, with product MMRILLVRVNQNSTMGFRDLMQVEPLGLLMIAGVLKEHEVKIVDFANPGDIKSIVTDFQPDMCGISCSFTVDYDKTITIAKEIKSESKETFIFIGGHHAATKPEHFASNYVDALVIGEGEETIKELVSTYENKKDFKALKELKEVNGLVINEGGSKNQQYHTTPRSLIKDLNNLPYPRRDLVAEYRPYYYLGLRRPAYALETARGCPYKCKFCSVWRFYRSSYRLKSAKRVFEEIVSMPGDTILVTDDNFFASIERAYRIGELLKEAGIKKYFSIQARSDDIVRNIDLIDLWREVGLSSVFIGFEQIDQQGLNNLDKRNTIKNNEEALFALRNRGINVTSSLIVNPSYSENDFEVMLSYIKEKEIRAPSFSVLTPLPGTILYEEEKDRILTEDFRLYDLLHVVLPTNMPLENFYQNFARLWKESYKQNIPRIRLNSTIRDVLLTPSNWLHSVKLLRGMKCMFDANNYLLDHN from the coding sequence ATGATGAGAATACTTCTTGTTAGAGTCAATCAAAATAGCACCATGGGTTTTAGAGATCTTATGCAGGTGGAACCTCTAGGTCTATTGATGATTGCAGGAGTTCTTAAAGAGCATGAAGTAAAGATAGTAGATTTTGCAAATCCAGGGGATATTAAGAGTATAGTAACTGATTTCCAACCGGATATGTGTGGGATCTCATGCTCCTTTACCGTAGATTATGATAAGACTATAACGATAGCTAAAGAGATAAAAAGTGAGTCTAAGGAAACTTTTATATTTATCGGAGGCCATCACGCAGCAACAAAACCAGAACACTTTGCTTCTAATTATGTTGATGCCCTGGTAATTGGTGAAGGGGAAGAAACAATTAAGGAATTAGTAAGTACGTATGAAAATAAAAAAGACTTTAAAGCACTTAAAGAACTTAAAGAAGTTAATGGGCTAGTAATAAACGAGGGAGGAAGTAAAAATCAGCAGTATCATACTACTCCTCGCTCTTTGATAAAGGATCTAAATAACCTTCCATATCCAAGGCGCGATCTAGTAGCAGAATATCGACCTTATTATTACCTTGGGCTAAGACGGCCTGCGTATGCTCTAGAGACAGCCAGGGGATGTCCATATAAGTGCAAATTTTGCAGTGTATGGCGCTTTTACCGAAGCAGCTACAGGCTGAAAAGTGCCAAGCGAGTCTTTGAAGAGATCGTGAGTATGCCTGGAGATACGATTTTGGTTACAGATGATAATTTTTTTGCCAGTATAGAACGGGCATATCGAATTGGTGAGCTGCTAAAAGAGGCTGGAATCAAAAAGTACTTTAGCATTCAGGCTAGAAGTGATGATATAGTTCGAAATATCGACTTGATAGATCTATGGCGAGAAGTTGGATTATCTTCTGTTTTTATAGGCTTTGAACAGATTGATCAACAGGGTTTAAATAATCTCGACAAAAGAAATACAATCAAAAATAATGAAGAGGCGTTATTTGCTCTTAGAAATAGAGGCATAAATGTGACTTCTTCATTAATAGTCAACCCCTCTTACAGTGAAAATGATTTTGAAGTGATGTTAAGCTACATAAAAGAAAAAGAAATTAGGGCCCCTTCTTTTTCAGTACTTACCCCCCTTCCTGGAACGATTCTATATGAAGAAGAAAAAGATAGGATATTAACAGAAGATTTTCGTCTTTATGATCTGCTTCACGTAGTACTACCAACCAATATGCCCTTAGAGAATTTTTATCAAAATTTTGCAAGATTATGGAAAGAATCCTACAAACAAAATATTCCTCGAATAAGGCTTAACTCAACAATAAGGGATGTATTACTTACTCCTTCTAACTGGCTTCATTCGGTAAAACTTCTAAGAGGGATGAAATGTATGTTTGATGCAAATAACTATCTATTAGATCATAACTAA
- a CDS encoding radical SAM protein produces the protein MAIMIEGSVRERAKQFMGDRIFKKALNYMEKAPYNNLIKTMEMIQKAPIASHHHKMIQDAKYQLQTDQVKQEYLKRIFGNVSINVQQKGLVNLFLNAMLMGVPKQNKMAEELGVSVPFSILIDPTSKCNLNCFGCWAGAYEKHNSLKFEEVDRIIEEAKELGIYFIALSGGEPFMWPRLFELFRKHDDMAFMVYSNGTLINEQIAEKLEEIGNVSVVLSLEGKEKTTDDRRGQGVFNKVMKAMDNLRKVGVPFGFSVTLTSENCEEVMSDEFIDLMIQKGALYGWSFHYIPVGSDPDYSLMLTASQRSWLIERVRQIRTEKTLQMADFWNDGSLPQGCIAGGRRYFHITAKGDVEPCAFIHFAADNIKRKSLKKILNTPIFKAYQKRQPFSDNMLRPCPLIDVPEALREIIQESGAKPTHPGAEKVLEGLEAHKMDEIANNWKEKAEDKYEEIKKA, from the coding sequence ATGGCCATTATGATAGAGGGAAGCGTTAGGGAACGGGCCAAACAGTTTATGGGTGATAGAATATTTAAAAAAGCTTTAAATTACATGGAAAAGGCCCCATATAATAACTTGATTAAGACAATGGAAATGATACAAAAGGCTCCTATAGCTTCTCATCACCATAAGATGATACAAGATGCCAAATATCAACTACAGACTGATCAGGTAAAACAAGAGTACTTAAAAAGAATCTTCGGAAACGTTAGTATAAATGTGCAGCAAAAAGGGCTGGTTAATCTATTTCTGAATGCTATGTTGATGGGTGTACCCAAACAGAATAAAATGGCTGAGGAATTAGGGGTTAGTGTACCGTTTTCTATTCTGATAGACCCGACTAGTAAGTGTAACTTGAACTGTTTTGGCTGCTGGGCAGGGGCATATGAGAAACACAATTCTCTTAAATTCGAAGAAGTTGACAGAATAATAGAAGAAGCAAAAGAGCTTGGAATATACTTTATAGCTCTTTCTGGCGGAGAACCTTTTATGTGGCCGCGTCTTTTTGAGCTGTTTAGAAAGCACGATGACATGGCGTTTATGGTCTATTCAAATGGGACCTTGATAAATGAACAGATTGCCGAGAAACTTGAAGAGATTGGCAATGTTAGTGTAGTTTTGAGCCTTGAAGGAAAAGAAAAGACAACAGATGATAGGCGTGGGCAAGGGGTCTTTAATAAGGTTATGAAAGCTATGGATAACCTTAGAAAAGTCGGGGTGCCATTTGGTTTTAGTGTAACCCTTACAAGTGAAAACTGCGAAGAAGTCATGTCAGATGAGTTTATCGATCTTATGATTCAAAAAGGAGCACTATATGGATGGTCATTTCATTATATCCCCGTTGGTAGTGACCCAGATTATTCCTTGATGTTAACAGCATCTCAACGCAGCTGGCTTATTGAAAGGGTGAGGCAGATAAGAACAGAGAAAACCCTGCAGATGGCAGACTTTTGGAATGATGGCTCACTGCCTCAAGGCTGTATCGCAGGAGGGCGAAGATACTTCCATATAACTGCCAAAGGCGATGTGGAACCGTGTGCTTTTATTCATTTTGCTGCGGATAATATAAAAAGGAAATCATTAAAGAAAATCTTAAATACCCCGATATTTAAAGCTTATCAAAAAAGACAGCCTTTTAGTGACAATATGCTTCGTCCGTGTCCCCTTATAGATGTTCCGGAAGCTTTGAGAGAGATTATTCAGGAGTCAGGGGCAAAACCGACTCACCCGGGAGCAGAAAAAGTTCTTGAAGGGCTAGAAGCGCATAAGATGGACGAGATTGCTAACAATTGGAAGGAAAAAGCTGAAGATAAGTACGAAGAGATAAAAAAGGCCTGA
- a CDS encoding O-acetylhomoserine aminocarboxypropyltransferase/cysteine synthase family protein produces MVEFNESGFETRQLHAGHEPDKETASRAVPIYQTTSYVFESPEYAAKIFALEQEGYIYTRITNPTLEVLEKRLSSLEGGVGGLAVASGQAAITYSLLNIAGAGDEVISSSHLYGGTHTLFTNTLPKFGIKVKFLEDPNDTDEIKRLINDKTRAVFAETIGNPKGSILDIEKVAKTANDHGLPLIVDNTFATPYLCRPIDYGANVVIHSVTKFLGGHGTSIGGAIVDGGNFEWNKERFPEFNEPDPSYHGLVYNDIGEAAYITKARVQLLRDVGACMSPFNGFLILQGIETLSLRMERHVENSLEVARFLEEHSCVEWVEYAGLKSHKDHELSNKYLNKGPGAVFTFGIKGGSEAGEEVIKNVKVFSHLANVGDAKSLIIHPASTTHQQLSKEEQQKAGVLPELIRISVGLENVEDLKNDLDQALKKSCS; encoded by the coding sequence ATGGTTGAATTTAATGAATCAGGATTTGAAACTAGACAGTTACATGCAGGTCATGAACCGGACAAAGAAACGGCTTCTAGAGCTGTTCCTATCTATCAGACAACTTCATACGTGTTTGAAAGCCCAGAATATGCTGCCAAAATTTTTGCTTTAGAGCAGGAGGGTTATATATACACAAGAATTACAAATCCAACTCTTGAAGTATTAGAAAAAAGGCTTAGTTCCCTTGAAGGTGGTGTTGGAGGGCTTGCCGTTGCATCTGGGCAGGCTGCGATAACATATTCTTTACTTAATATTGCCGGGGCAGGAGATGAAGTGATATCCTCTAGCCATTTATATGGAGGGACCCATACGTTATTTACTAATACCCTGCCTAAGTTTGGGATCAAAGTAAAATTCCTAGAGGATCCTAACGATACTGATGAGATAAAAAGATTAATTAATGATAAGACAAGGGCTGTATTTGCAGAAACTATCGGGAACCCCAAAGGAAGTATATTAGATATCGAAAAGGTTGCCAAAACAGCAAATGATCATGGTCTGCCTTTGATTGTAGATAATACCTTTGCAACCCCTTATCTATGCAGGCCAATTGACTATGGTGCAAATGTCGTCATTCATTCAGTGACCAAGTTTTTGGGAGGGCATGGAACTTCAATAGGCGGTGCTATTGTAGACGGTGGTAATTTTGAATGGAATAAAGAAAGATTCCCTGAGTTTAACGAACCTGATCCTTCCTATCATGGTCTGGTATATAACGACATAGGTGAAGCTGCTTATATTACAAAAGCAAGGGTACAGCTTTTGAGAGATGTTGGTGCCTGCATGAGTCCTTTTAACGGCTTTTTGATTTTGCAGGGCATTGAGACTCTATCCTTAAGAATGGAGCGCCATGTTGAGAATTCTCTTGAAGTTGCTAGATTTTTGGAAGAACATTCTTGTGTTGAGTGGGTAGAATATGCTGGACTAAAGAGCCATAAAGACCATGAACTATCTAATAAATATTTGAATAAAGGGCCAGGAGCGGTATTTACCTTTGGTATCAAAGGTGGCTCTGAAGCTGGCGAAGAGGTTATAAAAAACGTGAAGGTGTTTTCTCATCTTGCCAATGTAGGTGATGCCAAATCCTTAATCATTCACCCGGCGAGCACAACCCATCAGCAGTTATCAAAGGAAGAGCAGCAAAAAGCTGGAGTGCTACCCGAGCTTATCCGTATTTCTGTTGGACTTGAAAACGTAGAAGACCTAAAAAACGATCTAGACCAAGCATTAAAGAAATCATGCAGCTAA